The Microcoleus sp. FACHB-831 genome segment TATGGGCGATATAAGGGGGAAACGTCTCTTAGATTTAGGGTGCGGTGCTGGCGAAAATAGCGTCTATTTCGCTAAAAAAGGCGCTCTTTGTGTTGCTGCGGATTATTCCCCTGGCATGGTGGAAGTGGCGTTGCAACTGGCGGCGGCTAATGGCGTGCAAATTGAGGGTTGCACTGCGAATGCAATGCAGTTAGATTTCCCAGATAACTCCTTTGATGTGGTGTATGCGTCTAATTTGCTGCACCATTTGCCAGATCCCAAGGCGTGCATCAAGGAAATGCATAGAGTTTTGAAGCCGGGTGGTAAAGCTTGTTTTTGGGACCCTTTAAAGCACAATCCAGTTATTAACGTGTATCGGCGGATGGCGACAGAGGTGCGGACTGATGATGAAACGCCCCTTGATATTAATATTGTGAATTTCGTCAAGTCTCAGTTTTCCCAAACTACTTACGATACGTTTTGGCTAGCGACGCTGTGGATTTTCTTGCGCTTTTATTTGATAGAAAAAGTTAATCCAAATAAAGAGCGTTACTGGAAGAAAATCATCATTGAACAGCAAAGACTGGAACCGCAATATCGGAGTTTAGAAAAGTTAGATATAATTGTGAA includes the following:
- a CDS encoding class I SAM-dependent methyltransferase; translation: MTEETLEKERRFHDDWASTIDVEGIKVQDYFEACTAPENRFIVEHMGDIRGKRLLDLGCGAGENSVYFAKKGALCVAADYSPGMVEVALQLAAANGVQIEGCTANAMQLDFPDNSFDVVYASNLLHHLPDPKACIKEMHRVLKPGGKACFWDPLKHNPVINVYRRMATEVRTDDETPLDINIVNFVKSQFSQTTYDTFWLATLWIFLRFYLIEKVNPNKERYWKKIIIEQQRLEPQYRSLEKLDIIVKKLPLMKRFAWNIAVVATK